The Rhinoderma darwinii isolate aRhiDar2 unplaced genomic scaffold, aRhiDar2.hap1 Scaffold_116, whole genome shotgun sequence genome includes a window with the following:
- the LOC142699051 gene encoding oocyte zinc finger protein XlCOF29-like, which yields MYKDVCSTRSSSFLIFCSTTYLLLNDPPRMDKDRNEMSRRILDFTLEIIYLLSGEEYTIVKKTSCDCTTPIIHESGGWSSSPITEPPPHSRIHEKKILELIYKMTELLTGEVTLLGNSTVTALEVFG from the exons acgtctgcagtactagatcctccagttttctcatcttctgctCCACAACGTatcttctcctgaatgacccaccaaggatggacaaggacaggaatgagatgagcagaagaatattagacttcaccttggagatcatctacctgttgagcggagag gagtacacaatagtgaagaagacatcgtgtgactgtacgactcccatcatccatgagtcaggaggatggagcagtagtcccatcacagagcctccccctcactcccggatacatgagaagaagatcttagaactgatctacaagatgactgagctgctgactggagaggtgacactgctgggaaattctacagtaacagcactggaggtgtttgggtaa